The DNA region GCCACAAAAGAAATATGGAAACGATGCCAAGAAAGATATTCATGGCAGCAGTTCCCCTCAGCAAGTAGTAGAGGCTATACAAAAGGCTGGCTACCAGAATGATATCTATGATATCAAATACCCGGAGCTGAATGAACATGAGGGATGCAAGTACCGGTAAGTCCATTCCTGGCTGTGAATTTTCGGCAAAAGTAGGGGAAATGAAGCTACCTTTGGCCTGGAGTAACCTTTTGGGAGGTTCTGTGTTCAGGCGGCAGCTTTGAGCAGCTGAATATCATGAACTTTTTCGGCAGTATGCGTGTTTTTGTCCTATGATTAAAGACTCCCCGTCGTTTCAGGATTTTCAACTACCTGGTGTGAAGCACCTTATTCCTGAGGATGCCTACCGGTTGATCTCGGCCGGCAAGGCCATGCTGGTGGACTTGCGCGAAGAGGAGGAATATGTGGATGGTGTTGCCGGCCAGGTGCCTGTTGCTTTTTTTCCGCTTTCGGAGCAAAGCAGCTGGCCTTTTTCGCCGGAAGAGGGCTTGCATGTGCTCATGTGTGCCCATGGCATCCGGAGTGTCCGCATCTGTGCTTTACTTAATCAGATAGGGGTGCACAATGTGGTCAGCCTCGATGGTGGTTTTGAGCAGTGGAAGCTGTCGCGAATGCCGGTGCAATATCGCTGATTAAAAAGCCGGCAAGTTTATTCTTCAAACTCTTTACGTAGTTCCCTGAGGTCGGCCAGGAGCAGGGTGGAGGATTTCTGGAGCTTTTCGAAAAGTTCATTCAACCCTTCGTTGTTGCCATTGGCGCCGCGTTGCTCCAGCTCACGGGCAATGGCTGTCGTTTCGTCGGCCATAAAATTCGATACCACGCCTTTAAAGCTGTGTGCATCAAACTTGAGCGCACTCATGTTGTTGGTTGCAATATCCTGACGGATGCTTTCCAGGCGGCCGTCGCATTCGTTCAGAAATATGTCGATGATTTCCAATACGATGGGTTTGTCGAAGTATTGGAAAGTATCCATAAAAACTTCTTTATTGATTACATTCATACCAGGCTCAATTCGTTAGTTTAGTGGCTCAGTAAGAGAAGCTCACTTTAATTGCGAAGTTAGGGCTTCTGGAAAAATGCATCATTATTTTTCAAAAAAAAATTCAGAAACCAAGCATCAAGCCTGTCTGATAGACCGCAAAGCTGGCAAGCCAAGCAAGGAGGGTGGTATATACGGAGGTAAACAGGGGCCACTTCCAAGCACCTGATTCTTTTTTAATT from Bacteroidota bacterium includes:
- a CDS encoding rhodanese-like domain-containing protein; the protein is MKHLIPEDAYRLISAGKAMLVDLREEEEYVDGVAGQVPVAFFPLSEQSSWPFSPEEGLHVLMCAHGIRSVRICALLNQIGVHNVVSLDGGFEQWKLSRMPVQYR
- a CDS encoding Hpt domain-containing protein → MDTFQYFDKPIVLEIIDIFLNECDGRLESIRQDIATNNMSALKFDAHSFKGVVSNFMADETTAIARELEQRGANGNNEGLNELFEKLQKSSTLLLADLRELRKEFEE